The genomic region AAGATGCCCGTCGCGTACGCGACGCCCGTGGCGTCAGCGGCGCTGGCATCGCAGTCATCGGCGAGGATCAGGTCCGGCACTTCGCTCCCGTCCGTCGCGGCCGCCGCGGACTTGAGGTACTTGTAGACCGCGGCCGAGACCGCCACCGTGAAGGCGTCCCCAGAGATGAAGTCGGCCGATCCATCTGCGATCGTGAAGTTGATCCCGCCCGTGAACGCGACGCCGACCGTCGCGCGGCCGATTTCGATCCCGTTCGGGTTGAAGACGGCGAAGACGCCGGCGTTGGTGCCGGGCTCGACGCAGACGAGGCGGTAGTTCCCGTTCTTGGCCTCGGCGCCTGCGGTGACCGTGCCGACGGTCCCGTTGCCGGTGTTGCCGGCATCGGCCACGGCCGCGCCGACCGTGGCACTCACGGCGGTCTTGCCGAGGAGCGTGCCGCGGAGGAGGCTCTGGCCGGACAGGACGGTGATCGTGCGGGGGACGAGCTGCATGTCACCCGCGATCAGCCGATCCGGCGTGAAAGTGTCCGTGCTGAATTCAGCGGATTCCATGGGTCAGCTCCGTGCGGTGGAAGTGGCGCGTGCGGCATGGAACCGCTGCGCGATGGCGCGACCGTGATCGCGCGCCGAGGGTGCATCGCCCGATTCATCGCCTGGCGACGCCTTGAGTCCGGTTTTGGCGAGTGCCGCTTCGGCACCCTTGAGTCCTTCGAGCTTCCGATTGCGGGTGTCGCGCTCGGCTTCGAGGATGCGCTGCGATGCGATCGCAGCCGTGACGGCCGGATCCTTCTTCGCCTCGGCGATCAGCGCCTCATGGCCCTTCGACGGCAGACCTTCGAGCGCGAGAATGCGCTCGCGCTCGGCCGTCACGGCCGTTGCGACCGCCGCGGACTGCTCGGCTTCGACCGCCGAGCGTCCTTCCGCCCGCCAGGCGGCCACCGCGTCCGGATTGGCCGCGGCGAATTCTTCCTTGGTGATCATGTCTGGCTCCGTGGTGGGTGTCTCTGCGCGATACCCACCTGGGCGCGCGCGGGTGGTGCGCGCCGCGAGTTCCGCGTGCACGCTTTCGTAGCTGCCGAGTCGATCGGCGAGCCCTGCTTTGACGGCATCGGCACCGACGAGGACATCCCCGCCGCCGAAGTTCTGCATGACCTCCTCGGCCGATACACCGCGGTATTCGGCCACCTGCCCGATGAACGACTGTGCCAGCGCATCGACGAGCGCCTGAATCCGCGCCATGCCCTCGGGAGTGGACGGATCCGATGCCTTGCCGGGGCTCTGGCTGGAGACGACGTCGTAGCGCTTGATACCCTTCGACGTTTCCTGTGCGCTGCGATCGGTGAACGTGGTGCGCACGCCAATCGAGCCGAGGATCGCCATCTGTGATGCGACGACGTCCGGAGCGGCCGCGGCGAGGAGGTAGGCGGCCGACGCGCCCATGCCTTCGACGTGCGCCAC from Gemmatimonadales bacterium harbors:
- a CDS encoding head decoration protein; protein product: MESAEFSTDTFTPDRLIAGDMQLVPRTITVLSGQSLLRGTLLGKTAVSATVGAAVADAGNTGNGTVGTVTAGAEAKNGNYRLVCVEPGTNAGVFAVFNPNGIEIGRATVGVAFTGGINFTIADGSADFISGDAFTVAVSAAVYKYLKSAAAATDGSEVPDLILADDCDASAADATGVAYATGIFDDGAVIYGTGHTADSVREGLRKLGIHLIPTAGA
- a CDS encoding S49 family peptidase, producing the protein MTKRIPKRVLAHILDTPWAITSESLQTIVGIVQRENDLEAVAAKLGRPLDYTHAATVRDGVATIPIEGPLVRRADLFSQVSGMTSYDDIAQDLQSAVDNPAVHAILLAIDSPGGEVTGMEETAAQIRAASAKKPVVAHVEGMGASAAYLLAAAAPDVVASQMAILGSIGVRTTFTDRSAQETSKGIKRYDVVSSQSPGKASDPSTPEGMARIQALVDALAQSFIGQVAEYRGVSAEEVMQNFGGGDVLVGADAVKAGLADRLGSYESVHAELAARTTRARPGGYRAETPTTEPDMITKEEFAAANPDAVAAWRAEGRSAVEAEQSAAVATAVTAERERILALEGLPSKGHEALIAEAKKDPAVTAAIASQRILEAERDTRNRKLEGLKGAEAALAKTGLKASPGDESGDAPSARDHGRAIAQRFHAARATSTARS